A DNA window from Andrena cerasifolii isolate SP2316 chromosome 16, iyAndCera1_principal, whole genome shotgun sequence contains the following coding sequences:
- the Toll-6 gene encoding toll-like receptor 6: MRGLVGPRGSVSLSFVYCYCLLFPVYHVLAVTSELPPRLDLPEHCSWESRQDGSVTCIHSYASYGSLRTNFSQTTSEYVTSVNVVCEDTETLENGVLNVDGFVQLWRLRSLRLTGCRLVHWPAKVLSGLRDLRNLTVRSLNGRKSKYSLELESGAFDAVPQIEKIDLSWNNIWQIPEHLFCPLSNLFALNVSWNMLKDITELGFRDVAERHPRRQQESTASPFSCSLDMQSLDVSNNQISVLPAYGFSSLKRLRVLNLSSNAISMVADEALHGLRSLETFDLSGNRIVALPTEMFRDAAKSLKELRLQNNSISVLSPGLVADMNQLVTLDLSGNALTSSWLTSATFSGLIRLVLLNLSHNRINRMDPALFKDLYTLQILNLEYNEIETIPADTFAPMSNLHTLDIAFNRLTYLDAYSLNGLFALSLLSLDSNQLEGIHPDAFRNCSSMQDLNLSGNSLDSIPVALKDMRMLRTLDLGENQIRSLNRPGFRGMSSLYGLRMIGNEITNVTAEDFAELPALQILNLARNKIEVVEDEVFSANPALQAIRLDSNLLQDMSGIFKSAPDLLWLNMSDNMIVQFDYAYLPDKLQWMDLHKNLIMDLGAAPQAMRLQTFDVSFNRLTRIHSRSIPDSIEILFVNDNLIQTVEPQTFFEKKNLTRVDLYANQIVKMNLSAFQLTQVPGNRQLPEFYIGGNPFICDCTTEWLQRINSLPLRQHPRVMDLESVYCRLPYDRHKSFIPLLEAKPSQFLCTYKAHCFALCHCCDFDACDCEMTCPTNCTCYHDQSWSANVVDCSNSGYKTLPGRLPMDATEVYLDGNNFGELNSHSFIGRKNLQILYANDSNIIAIRNHTFSGLKRLLVLHLENNKISVLNGVELMPLENLKELYLQNNLLTYIDNGTFLPLRQLEVLRLENNRLGTFAVWQLVQNPYLVDIGLSSNPWSCECSYLDRVREWMARNRAKITDWRSVTCSLGVPITLPANGSVVNCAALTGTTSAIETRPLEAYLPLLLATVVLIFAMVALVCGAFRHRRTLRTWAASRCGLRACYKTAAFEDQEKPFDAYISYSAVDEAFVSTILVPGLETSYRLCLHYRDLGAGSNVADAVAEAADSSRRTILVLSKNFLHGEWARFEFKAALRDALKGKGRSVILLLVGGVCPRDLDADLKKRISSHTVLVWGDKLFWQKLRFAMPDVSPVPVLERPLPLPPPPPPPVQHQWT, translated from the coding sequence ATGCGTGGGCTCGTCGGTCCCCGGGGATCGGTGTCGTTGTCGTTCGTCTACTGTTACTGCCTCCTGTTCCCGGTGTACCACGTGCTCGCCGTAACCAGCGAGCTGCCACCCAGGCTCGACCTGCCCGAGCACTGTTCCTGGGAATCGCGTCAGGATGGCTCGGTCACCTGCATCCACAGCTACGCCAGCTACGGCTCCCTCAGAACGAACTTCTCCCAGACGACCAGCGAGTACGTGACCTCCGTGAACGTGGTCTGCGAGGACACCGAGACCCTGGAGAACGGTGTCCTGAACGTGGACGGGTTCGTGCAGCTATGGAGGCTACGATCGCTGAGGTTGACGGGGTGCAGGCTGGTCCACTGGCCGGCCAAGGTGCTCAGCGGCCTCCGGGACCTGCGGAATCTCACCGTGAGGAGCTTGAACGGGCGGAAGAGCAAGTACAGCTTGGAGCTGGAGAGCGGCGCGTTCGACGCTGTGCCGCAGATCGAGAAGATTGACCTGTCGTGGAACAACATCTGGCAGATACCGGAGCACTTGTTCTGCCCGCTATCGAACCTGTTCGCTCTGAACGTGTCCTGGAACATGCTGAAGGACATCACCGAGCTGGGATTCAGGGACGTGGCGGAGAGGCACCCCAGGCGCCAGCAGGAGTCCACGGCGTCGCCGTTCTCCTGCTCGTTGGACATGCAGTCGTTGGACGTGTCGAATAATCAGATCTCGGTGCTGCCCGCTTATGGATTTTCCTCGTTGAAGCGGCTCAGGGTGCTGAATCTGTCGAGCAACGCGATCTCCATGGTGGCGGACGAGGCGCTCCACGGGCTCAGGTCCCTGGAGACGTTCGATCTCTCCGGGAACAGGATCGTCGCCCTTCCGACGGAGATGTTCAGGGACGCGGCCAAGTCGCTGAAAGAGTTGCGACTGCAGAACAATTCCATCAGCGTGCTGTCGCCCGGCCTGGTGGCGGACATGAATCAGCTTGTCACCCTGGATCTGTCTGGGAACGCGTTGACCAGCTCGTGGCTCACCTCCGCCACGTTTTCAGGCCTGATTCGGCTGGTTCTTCTGAATCTGTCCCACAATCGCATCAACAGAATGGACCCAGCCCTCTTCAAGGACCTCTACACCCTTCAGATATTGAATCTAGAGTACAACGAGATCGAGACCATACCCGCGGACACGTTCGCCCCGATGAGTAATCTGCACACGCTGGATATAGCGTTCAATCGATTAACTTACCTGGACGCGTACTCTCTGAACGGCCTGTTCGCACTTTCCCTGCTGTCGCTGGACTCGAATCAGCTCGAGGGGATCCATCCGGATGCCTTTCGGAATTGTTCCAGTATGCAGGACCTGAATCTGTCCGGCAACAGCCTGGACAGCATACCGGTGGCCCTGAAAGACATGAGAATGCTGCGTACGCTGGACCTCGGCGAGAATCAGATCAGAAGCCTGAACAGGCCCGGCTTCCGGGGAATGTCCAGCCTCTACGGATTACGAATGATCGGGAACGAGATCACGAACGTGACCGCCGAGGATTTCGCCGAGTTGCCCGCGCTGCAGATCCTGAATCTGGCGCGAAACAAGATCGAGGTGGTGGAGGACGAGGTGTTCTCCGCGAACCCGGCGCTTCAGGCGATACGTCTGGACTCGAATTTGTTGCAGGACATGTCCGGTATATTCAAGAGCGCGCCCGATCTACTGTGGCTCAACATGTCCGACAACATGATCGTGCAGTTCGATTACGCTTACCTGCCGGATAAATTGCAGTGGATGGATCTGCATAAAAATCTTATTATGGATCTCGGCGCGGCGCCGCAGGCCATGAGATTGCAGACGTTCGACGTGTCGTTCAACCGGCTAACGAGGATCCATTCGAGGTCCATACCGGACTCTATCGAGATTCTGTTCGTCAACGACAATCTGATACAGACCGTGGAGCCGCAGACGTTCTTCGAGAAGAAGAATCTGACCAGGGTGGACCTCTACGCGAACCAGATCGTCAAGATGAACCTATCCGCGTTCCAGCTGACCCAGGTGCCGGGCAATCGGCAACTGCCGGAGTTCTACATCGGCGGCAACCCGTTCATATGCGACTGCACCACCGAGTGGCTGCAGAGAATCAATTCGCTGCCGCTGAGACAGCACCCGAGGGTGATGGACCTCGAGTCGGTCTATTGCAGGCTTCCTTACGATCGTCACAAATCGTTCATACCGTTGCTCGAAGCGAAGCCGTCTCAATTCCTCTGCACGTACAAGGCCCACTGCTTCGCGCTCTGTCATTGCTGCGACTTCGACGCCTGCGACTGCGAGATGACCTGCCCCACAAACTGCACATGCTATCACGATCAATCCTGGTCGGCGAACGTGGTCGATTGCTCCAACTCCGGCTACAAAACGCTGCCGGGTCGATTGCCCATGGACGCCACCGAGGTTTACCTCGACGGGAACAATTTCGGGGAATTGAATTCCCACTCGTTCATCGGCCGGAAGAACCTGCAGATCCTGTACGCGAACGATAGCAACATAATCGCCATCAGGAATCACACGTTCAGCGGGCTGAAGCGTCTGCTGGTCCTTCATCTCGAGAACAACAAGATAAGCGTGCTGAACGGGGTGGAGCTGATGCCGCTTGAGAACCTGAAGGAGCTCTACCTGCAGAACAATCTGCTGACGTACATCGATAACGGTACGTTCCTTCCGCTACGTCAACTGGAGGTGCTGCGGCTGGAGAACAATCGGCTGGGCACTTTCGCCGTTTGGCAGCTCGTCCAGAACCCGTACCTGGTGGACATCGGCCTGTCCAGCAACCCGTGGAGCTGCGAGTGCTCTTACCTGGACCGTGTGCGCGAGTGGATGGCCCGTAACCGGGCGAAGATCACCGACTGGAGGAGCGTCACCTGTTCCCTAGGCGTGCCTATAACTCTTCCGGCGAACGGCTCGGTGGTAAATTGCGCAGCATTAACGGGCACGACCTCGGCCATCGAGACGCGACCGCTCGAGGCTTACCTGCCGCTGCTGTTGGCCACCGTCGTCCTCATTTTTGCCATGGTGGCACTCGTTTGCGGCGCCTTCAGGCACCGACGCACCCTCAGGACCTGGGCGGCCAGCAGATGCGGACTGCGCGCCTGCTACAAGACGGCGGCGTTCGAGGATCAAGAGAAACCCTTCGACGCCTACATCTCCTATTCGGCCGTGGACGAGGCATTCGTCTCCACGATCCTTGTACCCGGCCTGGAGACCTCGTACAGATTGTGCCTGCACTATCGCGACCTCGGCGCCGGCAGCAACGTGGCCGACGCTGTAGCCGAGGCGGCGGACTCCTCGAGGCGCACCATCCTAGTATTGTCGAAGAACTTTCTGCACGGCGAGTGGGCCAGGTTCGAGTTCAAAGCGGCCCTGAGGGACGCTCTGAAAGGGAAGGGCCGCTCGGTGATCCTGCTCCTGGTGGGCGGTGTGTGTCCACGGGATCTCGACGCCGATCTCAAAAAGAGAATCTCCTCGCACACCGTGCTGGTGTGGGGGGACAAGTTGTTTTGGCAGAAGCTCAGGTTCGCCATGCCGGACGTGTCCCCTGTTCCTGTTTTGGAGAGACCCCTGCCattgccgccgccgccgccgcccccgGTCCAGCATCAATGGACGTAG